The Shewanella mesophila genome contains the following window.
ATAGCGTCAAACGCTTGCCTGTTTGGTTAACGATAAAGGTTACCACCAAGGCGTCACGGTGATAGTTCTGACCGTTCTCTAGAATTTCCTCATTCTGATCTTTGATCACCTCACCTAAGTCGTTCACTATGGTAGGTGCTTTTTGCTGAGGCATTGGGATCACGCGAGTGCGCTCAATGCTCAACTTGCTTGGGCGATAGATGATACCTGTAGCAATGGCATCAGAACCAATGGCGTCCAGATTATCCAACATTTGATTGCCGTTGTTGTCAAAACCAACAAACACATAACGGTTCTCAGTTGAGTTAGGACCATTGTAATCTTGGGCGCGCTCATCCACATACTGGATATTGACCTGATTAACAATCTCTGCAATGGCTGAGGCATCGCCAAAACCGTTGTTTTCAATCTCCATCAGTGCCATGACATCGGCATCCTGAGCACGAATAATTTCTACCAGCTTGGTTCTCTGGTGAATGTACTCATCGAAAGTCTCTGCACCTCGGCTCTGACCATAGTTGTTATTGTCACCACCGAAAGGAGAGTTGAAGAAGTTAAACAAGTTCTGGCTAGCAACGCGAATAGCAAACTCATCTTCTGCCACTGTGTCTTTCAGAGCAGGTTTCGTCGTACGTGGTAAGTTATGAATAAAGTTATCACTGGTCAACTGGTTGGTAATCGTCAGGCTATAGTCCTGATCAAACTTATCAGTTCCTGGGATCAACTCAGTTTCATATTGACTGATCACACCCTGCGCGTTAACGAGGCTATCATCGATACGAATATAGTTTGTGTGTGGGTCACTGTTAAAACCAGCGTAATAAGGCAAGTCAGTGCCGTTGGACTTAGTGGCACTCTCAATCACTAAACGATAGTCATTGTTTTGCTCATAAGCCGCTTTTGATTCTGGGCTTCCGGCAACGTGCAAGTGGTTGGGCTGCAAGTTAGGACGCTTATAAGCCGCCACCATGTTATTGCGACCGTTAGGAGACGACAAGTAGTTGTAGCTAAAGCTGCGAGTAATACGCATATCTTGGTCGCCATCAGTCTGAGGATCCAGATCTGTAGGCAGGTTAACCAACATACCTTCATAACGCTCTAATGTCTTATCGAAAGAGCCGTTATCAGAGCTTAGAACCTCAATATCTGTAGGCTGCGTTAGAATGTCAGTATCTGTCACGTTCCAGCTAAATGCGGTATCTGCAGATAGTTGAGTCTGACCTTGGTACTCGACGACTTTACTACCGACACAGATAGTTTGCCCAACCTTCAGAGCGCCCGCTGCGCTAGAACTAACGAAGATACCATCGGAAGTCTCAGGATCGTTGTCAGAGGCAATATTGCGAAGATAGAAGCCCTCATTAGGAAGAGACACCTTAGCTGAAATAATACCTTCTACGGCAACTTTTTCAGCTGATTCGGTTTCCCCTTCGGCAATCAGAGGCGAGGTAAAGCCTGTACCCTGGACTTCGCTAGGAGACAAGATTTCATTGCTATCAGTTGGACAAGTGAATATGTCCATGATGTCGGCAGCGTCGGCAGCAGGCAGCTCTGACTTACCTAAATCATCAAACCTCATTGGTAAGATGTTCTGCCATTTAGCTGCATCGAAGGTGCCTGATTGAGCAGGATTACTGCCATCGGCGGCTTTTTTACGACGCAAAGTGGTATTGGGTGCCCACTTGCTAGAATCATTCACGGCACCAACACGATCGATAACGGTATCGCCATTTTTCAGGAAGAAACCGTCATCACTGGTCATGAACAGGTTGTTGTACTTATTACTTGGATCATAGGTAGAGACAACAACGCTGCCACCTTGAGCCACAATGGCATTACGAAACTCTTCGCTCGATCTGCTATTGACAACCACCATAGAAGCACCAGGTGCAAGCGTATAGCCAGTCAACAACGGCTTAGCATCAGCGTTAAGCAACTCGTTGTCGTACTTGCCGCTAGAGCGTTGATAAGCAGTAATGCTATCGGTGAAAGTAAAGGCATCAGAGCCTGTATTAGTGATCTCAACCGCGCCGACATTGGCATCGGTGCTTTGGGTCATTTCGGTGATCAGCAGATCTTCAACGCCAGCGAAGGCGCCCATGCTGATGGTACTGGCAATGGCCAATGATAGGAGACTTTTTTTCATAGTAAACTCTATAAAAGTTGAATTCAATTCGGACTAAAAATACATACGCGCATAAGCGTAAGCTGCCTCTGGGGCCTCGCCTACTCTGCCTTCTAGTGATAGAACGATGTCACGAGCTGGACGATAGTTGAAACCTAAACTGGCCCAACGACGCTCTTTTCCGTACTCTGGAGGCAACTCCGAATAGTCATAGTTCGGACCGATCAGATCCCAGCCCTCGTATTCTTCATGGTTTACAGAGCTGATGATTTCCCAGTGTTCATTCCAATCGTACTTGGCAGTGAGCGTTAGTCCTTGGTTGCGGAAAGTCTGGTAATCTAGGTGTACATCGCCGCCCTTACGTGTAGACAAGTCTTCATCTTCTAAAAAGCCATTGAGACCAATAGACAAATCAGGCATCACTTTCAGGCGTACACCCAAACCTATCTGCTCTTGCTCACCATATTTACTGACGCCGTTGGAACCACCGCGAGTTTCTAAACCAACTACAACAGATAACAGATCAGACATCCAGCCAACATATCCGTTGACTATGTCACCTTGCAGCGCACCACTCTTGTGTTCACCATTGTATGAATAAGAAACACCGTAGATCAGATGTTCAAACTTGGCTTGGTATTTAACTGTGTTCTCTTGGTCACCCGCTTCACCGGTTTCAACAGACTTGTTGAAGGTGAAATCACCGAAGTGGTCGTAGTCGTCGAATGCAGTATCGGTCAAGCCTAGCTCGATCCACTGCTGATCGGTTAAGAGATAACCTACGTACATCTTGTCGATGGCCAACTCGAACTCACCATCGCCGCCAAGCCAGTTGCGACGTTGGTAGTCTAGTTCTAGACGATAAGTGAACTGTTGACGTTGACCTTCTACGCCCATAGTCGCAAAGCTATCATCTACATAGCCCTTGGTTTCGTAGAATTCATCGTGGTTGTAATCTGCATGGGTATCGAAATGCCCACCTACACCTACTTCGCCATACAAGCGAACATGGTCACCTTGACTGTCGCCATCTAGCGTTACAGCGCTCACTGAACCAGCACTAAACATAGTGACGATAGCGATTGCAATTGTTGTTTTTTTTAACATTCCTGTTACTTCCGATTAGAAATTTGTCAGCCTATATTTGAAGGCCAAACTCAAAATTAAAAATGTCTATTAGTAATATCTTAAACTTCTGGCTGGTCAGATAGGTGGAGAGTTCGATGACGAAATCACCGATACAGTTATTACATACTTCATATATCAACCCCATTTTTTATAATAATGTCGCTAACTTTCATTAACGCGCGAAGCGATTGTTGCAGAGTTTTATAACAAAAAAAAGAAGGGTTAATCACATTTGGAATGTATAAGCGATTGTTAAACAAAGGAAAACAGAGCCAGATTGACCACATCAGAGAACGTAGCTAAACTTCAGAAGCAACAAATCCATATAATCAAACACTTAAGCAAGAACAGGGATGCGTATTTTTTTGTATAAAATGATGGAAAAATTAAGATGATTTTTTTATGAAAAACTAAATTTTGATCATGAATCTTCGACTACAAGCTAAAAATGGTCAGAAAAACCCATTTAAAAGCTATAAAGAGGCTTTTAAAAGGCTTTTTATAGAGATAATAGAGACGACCACGAATAACAAAGAGGCGACACAAATCTTGATGATTGCATCTTTCAAAGGAAACGATGCTGTTAAAGAATAGAGTTCGAAGTGGCTAGATAGGTACCCAGCGCTGCTTTTCAATCTATTCGACACTAAATCTAGATGATAGAGTCTTTGAAGCGAGGCTATATTATGGGCTCGTGCCCAAAAGATTCCTTGCTAAGTACAAAACTCCAAGTGGCAGGCATTGGCCTGAGACCAGCGTAGTAGTTCGACTCGATTCCGTGACTGGGTTTTTCTAAAAATAGAGGAGATATGCGCCTTAACCGTGTGCTCACTTATACATAAACGATCGGCTATTTCTTTGTTTCTTGCGCCGCTGGAGACAAACTGAATGATGGTCCGCTCTCTGCTTGTTAACTTCTGCAACATAGCAACCGTATCTTGGGTCAACTCGATACCACTATCTTGCCGGCTCACTAAACGCCTAAATACTTTAGAAATCAACGGACGATCATACCATAACTCGTCACCAACCATCTTACGTAACCCCGTCAGCAACAGGTCCATGCGCTGATCGGAAAACAACAAGCCTCGCACACCAAGTAACAAGGCCGCTTCAGGCTCTAACGTGCCTCTTTCAACTTGGTAAAGGGCAATCGGCACATGGGGTAGTAATCGAGACACAATTAATGGCACACCATTACTGTCTAAAGCGGCACCTTTTTGGGCAACAAGATAAAAACTATTATGATCGCGATCCGGATCGAGATCACTCACCAGCTTAGCGATTCGAGTTTTTAAGCCTATTGATTCCGCCAAAACGGCTAAATGGCAAGGGGTGGAGAGCTGATGTAAAAATACTAATTCGTTGATTCTACTCATTAACTTCTCTCCCTGAAAAGTGTTGAATCACATAACTAACCATATTAAGTATGCTATCCCTATCAATCCTAATGATGACTTATTGACCCATTCTATTCGTCAATTTAATGCGCTAGCCTAACCGATACCAAGTTAGGCCTAGTAGAAAAGTATCGCTATCATACTAACCAAGATTAATAATAACAGCTATCACCAATAGTTATAAGAAACAATAAACTTACAACTATTACCAACTAGAAAAGCATTAACTACCGCTACCTTCTGCTCGTTTTGAGAGAGGCTAGCAATCTATCATGCCAGCGAGATAAAACGATCAAGCTAACCACCGCGCCCAACAGTGCCATCGCCATATCTGATTGGGTATCCCACACATAACCTTGAGTCCCTAAAAAGGATTCTGCATCTTCCCCAGAAAATAGCGCCACCCACCATTCGATAAGCTCATAAAACGCTGAAAACCCAAGAGCGAAACAACAGATTAAAAAATTACACCAAGCTCCAGGCTTAACCACTTCGAGCCTTAGAAACACTTCGCGAGCAAGCAATGCAGGAATAAAGCCTTGGGCAAAATGTCCTAGCTTATCGTAGTTATTACGCTCTCCTCCCATGAGCTGAGCGATCCAATCGAATAGCGGAACCTCGGCATAGGTATAGTGACCTCCCACCATTAAAATGACCGCGTGGATCAAAATTAGCCCATAGGCTAATGAGGTCAAAGGGAAGCGTTTACGGGTAAAAAATAGCACAGGTAAAGCGATCAACGCAGGCACAACTTCTAAAAACCAAGTGAAGTTATCTTTAGGCTCAATACCCGACCAGATAAGCACGGCAAAGAAAATTGTGAGCCAGATAGTGCTTTTATTCAAAATTGAAACTCCTTAGATGATATTGTTTTAATATCAGAATAATAACTTTAGCCATCTAGCCCTCCACACTGACTAAAAAAGGTGCTATTTTGTGGAGGCTTTGGCAGTCAACAATCAAAATAATTACCACATAATAGCAACAACCGACAAAGAGGGTACCTAAATCATGGCGAAACACTCGCTGGACAAGGATAAGATCAAGATCCTGCTGTTGGAAGGCGTCCACCAATCTGCGGTAGATGTGTTCAAACGAGCAGGTTACAGCAACATTGAATATCACAAAGCATCACTGGGTGAGGAGGAGTTACTCGCCACAATCAAAGATGCTCACTTTGTCGGTATTCGCTCGCGTACCCAACTAACTCAATCTGTACTTAACCATGCAGAAAAACTGGTCAGTATCGGTTGCTTCTGTATCGGCACCAATCAGGTCGATCTCTCTGCAGCTGAAAAACTGGGCATCCCAGTGTTTAATGCCCCCTTCTCAAATACTCGAAGTGTGGCAGAACTGGTATTAGGTGAGATCATCATGCTGTTTCGTGGAATTCCACAGCGTAATGCTTTAGCCCATCGTGGCGGCTGGTTAAAGAGCGCTTCGGGTAGCTTTGAGGCTCGTGGTAAGACCTTAGGTGTGATCGGTTATGGTCACATAGGGACTCAGCTCGGCATCTTAGCTGAAACCTTAGGTATGAGAGTGATCTTCTTCGATATTGAAGATAAGTTGCCATTAGGTAATGCGCAACAGGTGCATTCTATGGAGCAGTTGTTATCGCTATCGGATGTAGTCAGTCTGCATGTTCCTGAAACACCACAAACTAAGAATATGATTGCCGAAGATGAATTGGCTTGTATGCGCGCGGGCAGCATCTTAATCAATGCTTCTCGTGGCACAGTGGTCGACATCGATGCCCTAGCGAAAGCGATCCGCAGTGAACATATTGCTGGCGCTGCCATCGATGTATTTCCTGTCGAGCCAAAATCAAATGATGATGAGTTCGTCAGCCCGCTTCGTGGACTAGATAACGTGCTGCTAACGCCTCATGTTGGCGGCAGTACCCAAGAAGCACAGGAAAATATCGGCATCGAAGTGGCTGGTAAGCTCGCGAAATACTCTGACAATGGCTCAACCATGACAGCAGTTAACTTCCCAGAGGTTTCACTAGCGCAGCATAAAGATGCTTCACGCTTGCTGCATATTCACCATAACCGCCCAGGTATCTTAATTAAGATTAACCAAGCGTTCGCAGAGAAAGGCATTAACATCGCCGCCCAATACCTGCAAACCACGGCAGAGATAGGTTATGTGGTGATGGAAGTCGACTCAGACCAAGCTGATGAGGCTCTCGAAGAGATGAAAGCTATCGAAGGAACTATCAGAGCGCGCCTACTGCACTAATTCTTACATCGATATCCAACACAAAAGACGCATCCGATAGGGTGCGTCTTTTTTAATCTCAACTCACTGTTCCATGACTGACTTGCTCACATTCATCGCTTTAACAATAGCTCTGGTCAATGACCAATTGAACAGCTTCAAGTCGCAACTCTGGGCTATATGTAGGTCTAGCTCTCGTTGTCATAATGCCACCGGTTAAATACAAAAGTGATGATATCACCTCTAATCAGGTGGCCAAATTCACCAAACGACTACATCCCCCTTTAAATTGGATTAAACGCCCATATATTTATGAGTAATAAACCATTAAGGTTACAATCGAATACTATCTCCATGCCAACGCCTAGGAACATGATATGACACTTACCGTTTCCCAACCTCAGTGGAGTGTAACTGAGGAGATCCCCGAACTCGTTTTTTGTAATCTTTCCCACTTAGGCCTACTTAGTGTCACTGGCGAACAGGGTCGTAGCTTTA
Protein-coding sequences here:
- a CDS encoding porin; translation: MLKKTTIAIAIVTMFSAGSVSAVTLDGDSQGDHVRLYGEVGVGGHFDTHADYNHDEFYETKGYVDDSFATMGVEGQRQQFTYRLELDYQRRNWLGGDGEFELAIDKMYVGYLLTDQQWIELGLTDTAFDDYDHFGDFTFNKSVETGEAGDQENTVKYQAKFEHLIYGVSYSYNGEHKSGALQGDIVNGYVGWMSDLLSVVVGLETRGGSNGVSKYGEQEQIGLGVRLKVMPDLSIGLNGFLEDEDLSTRKGGDVHLDYQTFRNQGLTLTAKYDWNEHWEIISSVNHEEYEGWDLIGPNYDYSELPPEYGKERRWASLGFNYRPARDIVLSLEGRVGEAPEAAYAYARMYF
- a CDS encoding DUF2238 domain-containing protein, with product MNKSTIWLTIFFAVLIWSGIEPKDNFTWFLEVVPALIALPVLFFTRKRFPLTSLAYGLILIHAVILMVGGHYTYAEVPLFDWIAQLMGGERNNYDKLGHFAQGFIPALLAREVFLRLEVVKPGAWCNFLICCFALGFSAFYELIEWWVALFSGEDAESFLGTQGYVWDTQSDMAMALLGAVVSLIVLSRWHDRLLASLKTSRR
- a CDS encoding helix-turn-helix transcriptional regulator: MSRINELVFLHQLSTPCHLAVLAESIGLKTRIAKLVSDLDPDRDHNSFYLVAQKGAALDSNGVPLIVSRLLPHVPIALYQVERGTLEPEAALLLGVRGLLFSDQRMDLLLTGLRKMVGDELWYDRPLISKVFRRLVSRQDSGIELTQDTVAMLQKLTSRERTIIQFVSSGARNKEIADRLCISEHTVKAHISSIFRKTQSRNRVELLRWSQANACHLEFCT
- a CDS encoding ExeM/NucH family extracellular endonuclease, which gives rise to MKKSLLSLAIASTISMGAFAGVEDLLITEMTQSTDANVGAVEITNTGSDAFTFTDSITAYQRSSGKYDNELLNADAKPLLTGYTLAPGASMVVVNSRSSEEFRNAIVAQGGSVVVSTYDPSNKYNNLFMTSDDGFFLKNGDTVIDRVGAVNDSSKWAPNTTLRRKKAADGSNPAQSGTFDAAKWQNILPMRFDDLGKSELPAADAADIMDIFTCPTDSNEILSPSEVQGTGFTSPLIAEGETESAEKVAVEGIISAKVSLPNEGFYLRNIASDNDPETSDGIFVSSSAAGALKVGQTICVGSKVVEYQGQTQLSADTAFSWNVTDTDILTQPTDIEVLSSDNGSFDKTLERYEGMLVNLPTDLDPQTDGDQDMRITRSFSYNYLSSPNGRNNMVAAYKRPNLQPNHLHVAGSPESKAAYEQNNDYRLVIESATKSNGTDLPYYAGFNSDPHTNYIRIDDSLVNAQGVISQYETELIPGTDKFDQDYSLTITNQLTSDNFIHNLPRTTKPALKDTVAEDEFAIRVASQNLFNFFNSPFGGDNNNYGQSRGAETFDEYIHQRTKLVEIIRAQDADVMALMEIENNGFGDASAIAEIVNQVNIQYVDERAQDYNGPNSTENRYVFVGFDNNGNQMLDNLDAIGSDAIATGIIYRPSKLSIERTRVIPMPQQKAPTIVNDLGEVIKDQNEEILENGQNYHRDALVVTFIVNQTGKRLTLSVNHLKSKGSTCWEEWQGVEFGNATTWNNREAPDLDFQGSCAEFRVAGAVHLGEEMEDIPGDKIILGDLNSYAKEDPVLVLTENPRNKTIVSASHTFLGPKPQFNEDGSPVTITKTYGYVDIVGEKFKEKGETPWSYSFSDEIGSLDHILISPSLKDRVIDATDWHVNAAETGLYDYQNRFKGSIDGTGAHKFYKPNMYRASDHDPALISLSYKPGDADANVPLNLPKLRKLIKVPYQIPTDIAAQAGDVATISMSPVDDEQRLDLTQMVQPNVVLSNDDTALVNFEVFGAPSAIYDVTVSLMRDGKLVEGSKQSFRAKVSNRDALIADIVEEESDKTGGDGSAGSTGFISLLSLFGLAAMRRRLRK
- the serA gene encoding phosphoglycerate dehydrogenase, producing the protein MAKHSLDKDKIKILLLEGVHQSAVDVFKRAGYSNIEYHKASLGEEELLATIKDAHFVGIRSRTQLTQSVLNHAEKLVSIGCFCIGTNQVDLSAAEKLGIPVFNAPFSNTRSVAELVLGEIIMLFRGIPQRNALAHRGGWLKSASGSFEARGKTLGVIGYGHIGTQLGILAETLGMRVIFFDIEDKLPLGNAQQVHSMEQLLSLSDVVSLHVPETPQTKNMIAEDELACMRAGSILINASRGTVVDIDALAKAIRSEHIAGAAIDVFPVEPKSNDDEFVSPLRGLDNVLLTPHVGGSTQEAQENIGIEVAGKLAKYSDNGSTMTAVNFPEVSLAQHKDASRLLHIHHNRPGILIKINQAFAEKGINIAAQYLQTTAEIGYVVMEVDSDQADEALEEMKAIEGTIRARLLH